The Candidatus Gracilibacteria bacterium genome has a window encoding:
- the uvrA gene encoding excinuclease ABC subunit UvrA, producing MSENIEIIGARTHNLKNVSVTIPKNSLVVMTGVSGSGKSSLAFDTLYAEGQKRYLESLSTYARMIVSEGSNETRVDEIRGLSPTIAINQKTVSNNPRSTVGTITEIYDYYRLLYTTIGKSYCPNHPHILLKKHTLRDVVDTLSKYVEGEKIHICIPIDSHREFSTLSEVSKYVADIGFVRFQIGDIIYSVADTFADEKYIDSGYIVIDRLVVKTEEEEKPFFDTRFKDSVSLAFQKGEGRMSLYSLDKKERIDFFEQASCPICNFSVENLSISNFSFNSHHGACPDCHGLGSYTTFREEDIVNPRLSLAEGALLPWSAHPYYIAVLEAVCEKHNIDIHAMYGDLSKKDREKILYGVPGTFELSYVSKIDEERTHKSKYEGLIPNLERRYRESDLANDAFFKRISQFATEQICRTCGGFRLKKEYLSVLVGGKNIGELTSLSVEQSRTFFDTLSFTKEEKQIVEGILKNITERLEFLSGVGLDYVTLARRANTLSGGESQRIRLATQIGTRLEGIIYVLDEPSIGLHPRDNEMLIKNLKRLARIGNSVIVVEHDEDIMQESDYIIDIGPHAGVHGGEVIFSGTYSEILSDKNSETGQYLAGKKHILRQHFVNKKPSEFISILGAEENNLKNINVRIPLQCLTVVTGVSGSGKSSLIVDILSNKIMEHFHGSAVTIGKHRSIEGLENIDKAIIIDQSPIGKTPHSNIATYTGVFTYIREVFAASHDAQKRGYGPGRFSFNTKGGRCDVCEGSGVKKIEMHFLPDVYVECETCSGTRYNAETLDVKFKGKNIAEVLDMTIDEAVGFFVAFPRIARVLDVLQDVGLGYIKLGQSAPTLSGGEAQRIKLAFDLAKRSTGKTLYILDEPTTGLHFSDVQKLLDILDKLVGKGNSVIVIEHNLDIIANADAIIDIGPEGGDRGGNLVFAGPREKLLDVEESYTARALKKYMKQKK from the coding sequence ATGTCTGAAAATATCGAAATTATTGGTGCACGTACACATAATCTGAAGAATGTCAGTGTGACGATTCCGAAGAATTCTCTTGTCGTCATGACGGGAGTTTCTGGATCTGGAAAATCTTCACTTGCCTTCGATACTCTGTACGCGGAGTGACAAAAAAGATACCTAGAAAGCCTGTCGACTTATGCTCGTATGATTGTTTCAGAATGATCCAATGAGACGCGTGTAGATGAGATTCGTGGACTCTCGCCAACGATCGCCATCAATCAAAAAACCGTGTCGAACAATCCACGTTCCACCGTCGGGACAATTACCGAAATATATGATTATTACCGTCTTCTCTATACGACGATAGGGAAATCATATTGTCCGAATCATCCACATATTCTTCTCAAAAAACATACCCTTCGAGACGTTGTCGATACTCTGTCGAAGTATGTCGAAGGTGAAAAGATTCATATCTGTATTCCTATTGATTCACATAGGGAATTTTCTACCCTTTCAGAAGTGTCGAAGTATGTAGCTGATATAGGATTTGTGAGGTTTCAGATCGGAGATATTATCTATTCTGTGGCTGATACATTTGCAGACGAGAAGTATATTGATAGTGGTTATATAGTGATTGATAGGCTTGTCGTAAAAACAGAAGAGGAAGAAAAGCCATTCTTCGACACTCGATTCAAGGATTCTGTGAGTCTTGCTTTCCAGAAGGGAGAAGGAAGAATGAGTCTTTATAGTCTGGATAAAAAAGAACGGATTGATTTTTTTGAACAGGCATCATGTCCTATTTGTAATTTTTCTGTCGAAAATTTGTCGATTTCGAATTTTTCTTTCAATTCACATCATGGAGCCTGTCCAGATTGTCATGGACTTGGAAGCTATACGACTTTTCGAGAAGAAGATATTGTGAATCCTCGGCTTTCACTCGCAGAAGGAGCACTTCTTCCGTGGTCAGCGCATCCATACTATATCGCTGTACTTGAAGCAGTCTGCGAAAAACATAATATTGATATTCATGCGATGTATGGAGATCTCTCCAAAAAAGATCGTGAAAAAATTCTCTATGGTGTTCCATGAACATTTGAGCTTTCCTATGTGTCGAAAATAGATGAAGAGCGGACTCATAAATCAAAATACGAGTGACTTATTCCGAATCTAGAACGTCGCTATCGAGAATCAGATCTTGCCAATGATGCATTTTTCAAACGAATCTCTCAGTTTGCTACAGAGCAAATTTGTCGAACTTGTGGTGGTTTTCGACTCAAGAAAGAATATCTTTCGGTATTGGTATGAGGAAAAAATATTGGCGAACTTACCTCACTTTCTGTCGAACAATCACGAACATTTTTTGATACTCTTTCTTTTACCAAAGAGGAAAAGCAGATTGTCGAAGGAATACTGAAAAATATCACAGAACGATTGGAATTTCTCTCTGGTGTTTGACTGGATTATGTGACACTCGCACGTCGTGCCAACACACTTTCTGGTGGAGAGTCTCAGCGTATTCGTCTCGCAACACAGATAGGAACTCGCTTGGAAGGCATTATTTATGTTCTCGATGAGCCTTCCATCGGACTACATCCGCGAGACAATGAGATGCTTATCAAGAATCTCAAGCGATTGGCACGTATTGGAAATAGTGTTATTGTTGTCGAACATGATGAAGATATCATGCAAGAAAGCGATTATATCATCGATATTGGTCCGCATGCTTGAGTCCATGGTGGGGAAGTCATTTTTTCTGGCACATATTCTGAGATTTTGTCTGATAAAAATTCTGAAACAGGGCAATACCTCGCATGAAAAAAGCATATTCTTCGACAGCATTTTGTAAACAAAAAACCTTCTGAGTTTATTTCTATTCTTGGTGCAGAAGAAAATAACCTCAAGAATATCAATGTTCGTATTCCTCTTCAGTGTCTCACAGTGGTGACAGGAGTTTCTGGTTCTGGGAAATCATCGCTTATTGTCGATATATTGTCGAACAAAATCATGGAACATTTTCATGGAAGTGCTGTTACGATCGGGAAACATCGATCTATAGAAGGACTCGAAAATATCGACAAGGCAATTATTATCGACCAATCCCCTATCGGAAAAACTCCGCATTCCAATATCGCCACTTATACGGGTGTATTTACCTATATCCGTGAAGTATTCGCTGCTTCTCATGATGCTCAGAAGCGTGGATATGGTCCAGGACGGTTTTCGTTCAATACAAAATGAGGGCGTTGTGATGTGTGTGAAGGTTCCGGAGTGAAAAAAATTGAGATGCATTTTCTCCCTGATGTGTATGTAGAATGTGAGACTTGTAGTGGAACACGATACAATGCAGAGACTCTGGATGTGAAGTTCAAGGGGAAAAATATTGCTGAAGTCCTGGATATGACTATTGACGAAGCAGTTTGATTTTTCGTAGCATTTCCTCGTATTGCTCGAGTACTTGATGTACTTCAAGATGTTGGACTCGGATATATCAAACTCTGACAGTCAGCACCAACACTTTCAGGATGAGAAGCGCAGCGTATCAAGCTCGCATTCGATCTTGCCAAAAGATCGACAGGAAAGACACTCTATATTCTCGATGAGCCAACGACCGGACTCCATTTTTCTGATGTTCAGAAATTGCTCGACATTCTCGACAAACTCGTAGGAAAAGGGAATAGTGTCATTGTTATCGAACATAATCTCGATATTATCGCTAATGCTGATGCGATTATCGACATCGGTCCAGAATGATGAGATCGATGAGGAAATCTCGTATTTGCTTGACCACGTGAAAAACTCCTCGATGTCGAGGAGTCGTATACAGCGAGAGCGCTCAAGAAGTATATGAAACAAAAGAAGTAG
- a CDS encoding S41 family peptidase, whose protein sequence is MITSLVSSLGDKHSSYFPPKEATDFSDTLRGDFEGIGAVIDENPKGIKIQKVLEGSPAEKGGLKNGDIITMVDTTSLVGFTADEAVQKIRGPKGSKITISYLRGDDENVQKVEIIRDIVLIPSTQEKIFTGSKIGYLEVGFFGEHTTQEFEKSLKNLTNSGAEGIILDFRNNPGGFLDSAVEILSIVLPVDTAAVITRENDARKNQTLYTIGGKFSNTQVPIVMLINEYSASASEIVAGALQDYERAILIGEKTYGKGSVQSPFVLSDGSILKLTIGRWYTPKDRGIDQEGIHPDISIVLKDEDYKNAYDRQLEGAKKVMQELLKSKGDVPKTIESMKNTTF, encoded by the coding sequence ATGATAACCTCTCTCGTATCATCACTTTGAGATAAACACAGTTCGTATTTTCCACCAAAAGAAGCAACAGATTTTTCGGATACTCTTCGAGGAGATTTCGAATGAATTGGTGCCGTGATAGATGAGAATCCAAAATGAATAAAGATTCAGAAAGTTCTCGAAGGTTCACCAGCAGAAAAATGAGGATTAAAAAACGGGGATATTATTACTATGGTCGATACAACAAGCTTGGTCTGATTTACAGCGGATGAAGCGGTACAGAAAATTCGTGGACCAAAATGATCAAAAATAACTATTTCATATCTTCGATGAGATGATGAAAACGTTCAAAAAGTAGAAATTATACGGGATATTGTTTTAATTCCATCAACACAGGAAAAAATATTTACCGGATCAAAAATAGGATATCTGGAAGTGGGTTTTTTCGGAGAGCATACGACACAAGAATTCGAAAAATCACTAAAAAATCTTACCAATTCTGGTGCAGAATGAATTATTCTTGATTTTCGGAATAATCCTGGAGGATTTCTCGATAGCGCAGTGGAGATTCTTTCCATAGTTCTTCCAGTCGATACTGCAGCTGTTATTACTCGAGAAAATGATGCTAGAAAAAATCAGACATTGTACACAATCGGATGAAAATTTTCTAATACTCAAGTTCCTATAGTAATGCTCATAAATGAATACTCAGCATCCGCATCGGAGATTGTCGCATGAGCATTACAAGATTATGAACGAGCGATTCTTATCGGAGAGAAAACCTATGGAAAATGATCTGTACAATCACCATTTGTACTCTCGGATGGAAGTATCCTGAAGCTCACAATCGGTCGATGGTATACCCCGAAAGATCGATGAATCGACCAAGAAGGTATTCATCCGGATATTAGTATTGTGTTAAAAGATGAAGATTATAAAAACGCTTATGATCGTCAGCTTGAAGGAGCAAAAAAAGTGATGCAAGAACTCCTGAAATCAAAAGGTGATGTTCCAAAAACAATCGAATCGATGAAAAATACTACATTCTAA
- a CDS encoding FAD-dependent oxidoreductase, with the protein MYDVIIIGAGSAGLPAGMYASRYKLSNLIIGEMPGGALATSHCVENYPGTLSAPGGEIMKNFRQHAESAGSELLQDRVEEVSKIGEDMFAVTTMTGKTFEARRIILATGNEYKMLGVPGEKEFYGQGVSYCATCDGNFYKGLTVAVVGAGNTAITEALYLAEIAKEVHILVRSDKIRAENIWVEKAKAKSNITIHMNTQAKEVIGGMMGVTGLKLQDDSILPLDGVFVAIGSTPFTRIVDNLSPEKDTDGTLIVDKRQETTVKGLYAAGDVTTNSNKFRQTIMSAAEGCLAANSVHEDILMLGH; encoded by the coding sequence ATGTACGACGTTATCATCATCGGTGCTGGTTCTGCTGGGCTCCCTGCAGGTATGTACGCCAGCCGATACAAGCTCTCCAATCTCATAATTGGTGAGATGCCAGGCGGCGCGCTCGCCACGTCTCATTGTGTCGAAAATTATCCTGGAACGCTATCTGCTCCAGGTGGCGAAATCATGAAGAATTTCCGTCAACATGCCGAAAGTGCAGGGTCAGAACTGCTCCAAGATCGTGTCGAAGAAGTGTCGAAGATTGGCGAAGATATGTTCGCGGTTACGACTATGACAGGAAAAACATTCGAGGCTCGTCGTATCATCCTCGCCACAGGAAATGAGTACAAAATGCTCGGAGTTCCTGGAGAAAAAGAATTCTACGGACAAGGGGTATCCTATTGTGCTACGTGCGATGGGAATTTCTATAAATGACTCACAGTCGCTGTCGTCGGAGCTGGAAATACTGCTATCACTGAAGCTCTCTATCTTGCTGAGATCGCGAAGGAAGTTCATATTCTCGTTCGATCCGACAAAATTCGTGCAGAAAATATTTGGGTCGAGAAAGCAAAAGCAAAAAGCAACATCACCATACATATGAATACCCAAGCCAAGGAAGTCATCGGAGGTATGATGGGTGTCACAGGACTCAAGTTACAGGATGACTCTATCCTCCCACTCGATGGAGTATTTGTCGCCATTGGATCGACACCATTCACGAGGATTGTCGACAATCTCTCTCCTGAAAAAGATACGGATGGCACTCTCATCGTCGACAAGCGCCAAGAGACAACAGTGAAGTGACTCTATGCAGCAGGAGATGTGACAACCAACTCCAATAAATTTCGACAAACAATTATGAGTGCTGCGGAAGGATGTCTGGCAGCCAATAGCGTGCATGAGGATATACTCATGTTGGGGCATTAG
- the pepN gene encoding aminopeptidase N: MSELISLKKFRSDYRVSDFQIPQTKLCFQIFEGYTIVRAELQVLRTNSEARELILDGENLEFISCTINNQEVDTTTLKITEHSLSIPWIYGDECMIQIQNKIYPEKNTFLEGLYYASGFYCTQNEPMGFRHITYFLDRPDVMSIFQVRIEGEKKYPLLLSNGNKIASGELENNRHFVEWSDPFRKPTYLFALVCADLEEIHDTYTTGSGKMVDLYVYVDHGKGKDALWAMESLKRAMKWDEVRYGREYDLNVFHIVATDSFNMGAMENKSLNIFNTIYIRANDRTSTDKDFIDVEAVIGHEYFHNWTGNRITCRDWFQLTLKEGLTVFRDQNFSADMHSELTQRIVDIELLREFQFAEDKGKTAHPIQPDSYVEMNNFYTATVYDKGAEVIRMMESMVGREKFREGMDLYFARHDGQAVTTVDFVRAISDGSGMDFSEFEKSWYHQPRTPEISVKTEYDINQQTFTLHIAQKSLTSPEGETLKPWYIPLFIALFDPDSKQEFPLQLQNPEGQNLLEKGAILLTQESQSFTFSNITSEPVVSLNRGFRAPVIIESSDVDYRFLSLYETNGISRYDAWKQYSIEALRTFIQKNYIDAEYITTFQTILEELPEDTLYHSLLLNFRNITSLLNVFAPINPILLSEKRSEFLKNIGTNTQIQSLLFSKFEKEYNEYMQTEETIDDESIKKRAYISSIALLMSEFGISTREIEEKLIKSTKMTLNLAGWKSRIARDAEIGIAELKNWMRVNGFFDDLLMRMKYFSLISQVSSPVFVDILNSEIESEYFDYKVPNLVRSLIGGVTKSFHFFHKDDAEGYRFFAEQIRKIDMVNTQIAARLVKSFTSYELVDEVSKSRMKPSIEGLLHDPKISAGVKEILEKVIS; this comes from the coding sequence ATGTCTGAACTTATTTCCCTCAAAAAATTCCGATCCGATTATCGAGTCTCTGACTTTCAGATTCCACAGACAAAACTCTGTTTTCAGATTTTCGAATGATATACGATAGTTCGAGCAGAACTTCAGGTTCTTCGAACCAATTCCGAAGCTCGAGAACTTATTCTTGATGGTGAAAATCTGGAATTTATTTCTTGTACCATTAATAATCAAGAAGTTGATACAACAACTCTCAAAATCACAGAACATTCTCTCTCAATTCCATGGATATATGGCGATGAATGTATGATTCAGATTCAGAATAAAATCTATCCAGAAAAAAATACATTTCTGGAATGACTCTATTATGCGAGCGGATTTTATTGTACTCAGAATGAACCCATGGGATTTCGGCATATCACCTATTTTCTCGATCGGCCTGATGTGATGAGTATTTTCCAGGTGCGTATCGAAGGTGAGAAAAAATATCCACTTCTTCTCTCGAATGGGAATAAAATCGCTTCAGGGGAACTCGAAAATAATCGACATTTTGTCGAATGGTCAGATCCATTCCGTAAGCCGACCTATCTTTTTGCTCTGGTGTGCGCGGATCTCGAAGAAATCCATGACACATATACCACTGGTTCTGGCAAAATGGTTGATCTCTATGTCTATGTCGATCATGGAAAGGGAAAAGATGCCCTCTGGGCAATGGAATCCCTGAAACGCGCGATGAAATGGGATGAAGTCCGATATGGACGAGAATATGATCTCAATGTATTCCATATCGTTGCGACGGATAGCTTCAATATGGGAGCGATGGAAAATAAGAGTCTCAATATTTTCAATACCATCTATATTCGTGCGAACGATCGAACATCGACCGATAAGGATTTTATTGATGTAGAAGCGGTGATCGGACATGAATATTTCCATAACTGGACAGGGAATCGCATCACGTGTCGTGATTGGTTCCAGTTGACGCTGAAGGAAGGACTGACTGTATTTCGTGATCAGAATTTCTCTGCTGATATGCACTCTGAACTCACCCAGAGAATCGTTGATATCGAGTTGCTTCGAGAATTCCAGTTCGCCGAAGATAAAGGAAAAACCGCTCATCCGATTCAGCCAGATTCGTATGTCGAAATGAATAACTTCTATACTGCAACCGTGTATGACAAAGGTGCAGAAGTAATTCGTATGATGGAATCGATGGTCGGCCGTGAAAAATTCCGAGAAGGAATGGATCTCTATTTTGCTCGCCATGATGGACAGGCGGTGACAACCGTTGATTTTGTACGGGCAATTTCTGATGGTTCGGGTATGGATTTCTCCGAATTCGAGAAATCTTGGTACCATCAACCAAGAACTCCAGAAATTAGTGTGAAGACGGAATATGATATAAATCAGCAGACTTTCACCCTTCATATTGCTCAAAAATCGCTCACTTCTCCAGAAGGTGAAACACTGAAACCTTGGTATATCCCCCTTTTTATTGCACTCTTTGATCCTGATTCAAAACAAGAATTCCCACTTCAACTCCAGAATCCGGAATGACAGAATCTGCTCGAAAAATGAGCAATTCTTCTCACGCAAGAGAGTCAATCATTCACTTTTTCCAATATCACTTCTGAACCAGTTGTTTCTCTGAATCGTGGGTTTCGGGCTCCTGTTATAATCGAGAGTTCTGATGTAGATTATCGGTTTCTGAGTCTCTATGAGACCAATGGGATTTCTCGATATGATGCCTGGAAGCAGTATTCTATAGAAGCACTCCGTACATTTATCCAGAAGAATTATATCGATGCAGAATATATTACGACGTTTCAGACAATTCTCGAAGAATTACCAGAAGATACACTCTATCATTCACTTCTCTTGAATTTTCGGAATATTACCTCTCTTTTGAATGTTTTTGCACCAATAAATCCTATATTGCTCTCAGAAAAACGTTCTGAATTTCTCAAAAATATTGGAACAAATACGCAGATCCAATCGCTTCTTTTCTCAAAGTTCGAGAAAGAATACAATGAATATATGCAAACAGAAGAAACCATTGATGATGAGAGTATAAAAAAACGAGCCTATATTTCGAGTATAGCGCTTCTGATGAGTGAATTCTGAATATCGACACGCGAGATAGAAGAAAAACTCATCAAATCAACAAAAATGACCCTTAATCTCGCTGGATGGAAGTCTCGAATTGCGAGAGATGCTGAAATATGAATTGCTGAACTCAAAAATTGGATGCGGGTGAATGGATTTTTCGATGATCTTCTGATGCGGATGAAGTATTTTTCTCTCATTTCTCAGGTTTCATCGCCCGTGTTCGTGGATATTCTCAATTCAGAAATAGAGAGCGAATATTTTGACTACAAGGTTCCGAATCTTGTACGATCACTTATCGGATGAGTGACGAAAAGTTTTCACTTTTTTCATAAGGATGATGCTGAAGGTTATAGATTCTTCGCAGAGCAGATTCGAAAAATCGATATGGTGAATACCCAAATTGCTGCTCGTCTTGTGAAGTCATTCACTTCCTATGAGCTTGTCGATGAAGTGTCAAAATCTCGCATGAAACCCTCTATTGAGTGACTACTTCATGATCCAAAAATCTCTGCAGGAGTGAAGGAAATTCTCGAAAAAGTAATATCTTAA
- a CDS encoding PH domain-containing protein, which translates to MLNKEHVSLLRENEHILLTLHRHWIILIFHFLYFVALFASSAILLNYQTPIIDLFGSGLYWGGISLYWIVFLTFILLDWINDELDIFIITDSRVIGIDQISALARSVSECSLDRVQEVNAHTAGIFQTIFGFGEVHIHTASETSNMVIKYAPDPIESARRINNVIQEYRKSHETRV; encoded by the coding sequence ATGCTCAACAAAGAACACGTCTCGCTCCTAAGAGAAAACGAACATATTCTCCTCACGCTTCATCGACACTGGATTATTCTGATTTTTCACTTTTTATATTTTGTGGCACTTTTTGCATCATCAGCCATTTTATTGAACTATCAAACCCCTATCATTGATCTTTTCGGAAGTGGATTGTATTGGTGAGGAATTTCTCTCTATTGGATTGTTTTTCTGACTTTTATTCTACTGGATTGGATAAACGATGAACTGGATATTTTTATTATCACAGATTCTCGGGTTATTGGCATTGATCAGATTTCCGCACTTGCGCGTTCTGTGAGCGAATGTTCTCTCGATCGAGTCCAAGAAGTCAACGCACATACAGCTGGCATATTTCAGACAATATTTGGTTTCGGAGAAGTCCATATTCATACAGCCAGCGAGACTTCCAATATGGTCATCAAATATGCTCCAGATCCAATTGAGAGCGCTCGACGAATCAATAATGTAATCCAAGAATATCGAAAATCGCACGAAACCCGTGTTTAG
- a CDS encoding YifB family Mg chelatase-like AAA ATPase, with product MQKLFSASIYGIHGNLIEVEVDVVMGIGQFTIVGLGDTAIQESRERVRSAIKNAGYSFPGGSRITVNLAPADIKKKGPIYDLPIALGILGKECEFDDTIIKTSLFLGELALDGNVRSIQGALPATILAREMGMKRIFLPIANIEEASVIPDIDVIGISTLDEAVKMLSGEQEIVPRPKLDINEAPRTHMVVDFVSIHGQEQAKRALLIAAAGGHNILMQGPPGSGKTMLAKALAGILPSMDTEEQIELSKIYSVAGLLSKDMPLVTERPFRIIHHTASEASIIGGGRDSRPGEISLAHKGVLFLDEFLEFDKHILETLRQPLEDGEITINRVNMSCRYPSRFSLVGAMNPCPCGYMGDPEKECICSSHTIERYRSRLSGPILDRVDIFIQVPRIKVGELERKSENQTTEELRKIVEHARSIQKERFSGTKLHRNAEMSNVDIEKYGSIKEEAKKIAISSTEKLHLSTRVFYRILRVARTIADIEGSSYVEVPHILEALSYRGN from the coding sequence ATGCAAAAACTCTTTTCTGCATCCATTTATGGAATTCATGGAAATCTGATCGAAGTAGAGGTCGATGTAGTGATGGGCATTGGACAATTCACCATCGTATGACTCGGTGATACCGCTATTCAGGAGAGTCGGGAACGCGTGAGAAGCGCTATCAAAAATGCTGGATATAGTTTCCCGGGTGGAAGTCGCATCACCGTCAATCTTGCACCAGCAGATATCAAGAAAAAATGACCCATCTACGATCTTCCGATTGCTCTCGGAATTCTCGGGAAAGAATGTGAGTTTGATGATACAATTATAAAAACTTCCCTTTTTCTCGGGGAACTCGCGCTCGATGGAAATGTGAGAAGTATTCAGTGAGCTCTCCCAGCGACAATACTCGCACGCGAGATGGGAATGAAGCGAATATTTCTCCCGATAGCAAATATCGAAGAGGCTTCTGTTATTCCGGATATTGATGTCATCGGGATTTCTACACTCGATGAAGCGGTCAAGATGCTCTCCTGAGAGCAAGAGATTGTACCTCGTCCGAAGCTCGATATCAATGAGGCTCCACGAACCCATATGGTTGTCGATTTTGTGTCGATCCATGGACAAGAACAAGCGAAACGAGCGCTTCTCATTGCTGCTGCTGGTGGACACAATATCCTGATGCAATGACCTCCTGGATCAGGGAAAACCATGCTCGCCAAAGCGCTTGCAGGAATCCTTCCTTCTATGGATACGGAGGAGCAGATTGAGTTGTCAAAGATATATTCTGTTGCTGGACTTCTCTCGAAAGATATGCCACTTGTGACTGAGCGTCCATTCCGAATCATTCACCATACTGCGAGTGAAGCATCTATCATTGGTGGTGGAAGAGATTCAAGACCAGGAGAAATTTCTCTTGCACATAAGTGAGTTCTTTTTCTCGATGAATTCCTCGAGTTCGACAAACATATTCTCGAGACACTTCGCCAACCACTCGAAGATGGCGAAATAACGATCAACCGTGTCAATATGAGTTGTCGTTATCCTTCCCGTTTTTCGCTTGTGGGAGCGATGAATCCTTGTCCATGTGGTTATATGGGTGATCCTGAGAAAGAATGTATCTGTTCGTCTCACACTATAGAACGCTATCGTTCTCGTCTATCATGACCGATTCTGGATCGTGTCGATATATTCATCCAGGTTCCTCGCATAAAGGTCGGCGAACTCGAGAGAAAATCTGAGAATCAGACCACCGAAGAACTCAGAAAAATAGTCGAACACGCTCGCAGTATTCAGAAAGAACGATTCTCAGGAACAAAGCTCCATAGAAATGCGGAAATGTCGAACGTCGACATAGAGAAGTACTGATCTATAAAAGAAGAGGCGAAGAAGATCGCCATATCATCGACAGAAAAATTGCATCTTTCGACACGTGTTTTCTATCGAATTCTTCGCGTTGCCCGTACTATAGCTGATATAGAGTGATCATCTTATGTCGAAGTTCCACATATTCTTGAAGCGCTCTCATATCGAGGCAATTAA